The Shewanella sp. NFH-SH190041 genome has a window encoding:
- a CDS encoding DUF4303 domain-containing protein has protein sequence MTAYELEGRAIWQDWMQQDLKPLTEAVKTAVITHMSQFRAAFPQLKPYGYALYSCGGLPHFYPVMNTIERAIDEYDKFCPDEWHLHEDNNACIAPANAILDQLHQTFERCQREFDDYYQESDDPINQDVLQFWQTHIEKLFNAMLQALQELDKAGEFDWLEQQNKLVLIWFSDASEWELALSTSAVKALAGSELAQQFYHCLQ, from the coding sequence ATGACTGCGTACGAACTTGAAGGCCGTGCCATCTGGCAGGACTGGATGCAACAAGATCTAAAACCCCTGACAGAAGCGGTAAAAACCGCCGTAATCACCCATATGAGCCAATTCCGGGCAGCATTTCCTCAGCTAAAACCCTATGGCTATGCCCTATATAGCTGTGGTGGCCTGCCCCATTTTTATCCCGTGATGAATACCATTGAACGTGCCATCGATGAGTACGATAAGTTCTGTCCTGATGAATGGCATCTGCATGAAGACAATAATGCCTGCATCGCACCAGCAAATGCTATTTTGGATCAGTTACATCAAACCTTTGAACGTTGTCAGCGAGAATTTGATGATTATTATCAGGAAAGTGATGATCCGATAAATCAAGATGTACTGCAATTTTGGCAAACCCACATTGAGAAACTCTTCAACGCCATGCTGCAAGCCCTGCAAGAGCTAGATAAAGCTGGCGAGTTTGACTGGCTGGAACAGCAAAATAAACTGGTACTGATTTGGTTTTCTGATGCATCAGAATGGGAATTAGCACTGTCTACCAGCGCCGTGAAAGCATTAGCTGGCTCCGAGCTTGCGCAACAGTTTTATCACTGCCTGCAGTAA
- a CDS encoding SMI1/KNR4 family protein, producing MDHNIELITATLTELGILTAAKLNPGASNDEISGLEQHLGQTLPQSVKNLLAVYNGQQHDALGIAFGARLLSIDGIKQCWDHWLNLDDEALNQENRGLMESDPVGVIKPLYTNPHWIPVTDDGSGNFMALDFDPDIRGTQGQIISCGIDEDVKCLVASDFEAFLENMVTYLKNERWTEAYLD from the coding sequence ATGGATCACAATATTGAACTGATCACGGCAACCCTTACCGAACTTGGTATTTTGACCGCAGCTAAACTCAACCCCGGCGCCAGCAACGATGAAATTAGCGGGCTGGAGCAGCACCTTGGCCAAACTCTGCCGCAAAGCGTTAAAAATCTACTGGCGGTTTATAATGGTCAGCAGCATGATGCTCTAGGCATTGCCTTTGGGGCACGCCTGCTATCAATTGATGGGATCAAACAATGCTGGGATCACTGGTTAAATTTGGACGATGAAGCATTAAACCAAGAAAACCGTGGTTTAATGGAGTCAGACCCTGTGGGCGTCATCAAGCCTTTATACACCAATCCCCACTGGATCCCCGTTACCGATGATGGCAGTGGCAACTTTATGGCGCTGGACTTTGATCCTGATATCCGTGGCACACAGGGACAGATAATATCCTGCGGCATTGATGAGGATGTGAAATGCCTAGTCGCCAGTGATTTTGAAGCCTTCCTCGAGAATATGGTGACTTACCTGAAAAATGAACGCTGGACAGAAGCGTATCTGGACTGA
- the modA gene encoding molybdate ABC transporter substrate-binding protein — MTLFTKGFSRTLFTAALLLAGTIQAQATEKVLVFAPPALTNALTELGQTYDKTHDTKVEFSFACAASLARQIVQGAPAQIYLSANQKWMKYLIDNHAVTPKTPVTLLTANLVMIAPKNSPLQQVDLSAKWDLRAALHGSKMAVCDPEHAPAGRYAQQALQHFDLWQQAKPELAYAANVRKAVALVESKESALGIVYDTDAKSAKAVKIVATFPQDSHQPIQYPMTLIGATPSAAATDFYHYLQTPAAQQVFTQYGFGIAH; from the coding sequence ATGACCCTATTCACAAAAGGTTTTTCCCGCACCCTGTTTACCGCAGCCCTGCTGCTGGCTGGCACAATTCAGGCGCAAGCAACCGAAAAGGTGTTAGTTTTTGCACCACCGGCGCTGACCAACGCCCTGACAGAGCTAGGACAGACATATGACAAAACCCATGACACCAAGGTCGAGTTTTCCTTTGCCTGTGCAGCTTCATTAGCCCGCCAAATAGTACAAGGTGCCCCAGCACAAATTTATCTGTCAGCTAACCAGAAATGGATGAAATACCTGATCGATAACCATGCCGTTACCCCAAAAACGCCGGTTACGTTGCTGACAGCGAATCTGGTGATGATCGCGCCCAAGAACAGCCCACTACAGCAGGTTGATTTATCAGCCAAATGGGATCTTCGCGCCGCGCTGCACGGCAGCAAAATGGCAGTCTGCGATCCCGAGCATGCCCCAGCGGGACGCTATGCCCAACAGGCACTGCAACATTTTGATTTGTGGCAACAAGCTAAACCAGAACTGGCTTATGCCGCCAATGTGCGTAAAGCGGTGGCACTTGTCGAAAGTAAAGAATCAGCCCTTGGCATTGTTTATGACACAGATGCCAAGAGTGCAAAAGCGGTGAAAATTGTTGCGACTTTCCCTCAAGACAGCCACCAGCCAATTCAATATCCAATGACTTTAATTGGTGCCACCCCTTCTGCTGCCGCCACCGATTTTTACCATTACCTGCAAACTCCGGCAGCACAGCAAGTCTTTACTCAATATGGCTTTGGCATTGCCCACTAA